A window from Littorina saxatilis isolate snail1 linkage group LG9, US_GU_Lsax_2.0, whole genome shotgun sequence encodes these proteins:
- the LOC138976961 gene encoding RING-type E3 ubiquitin-protein ligase PPIL2-like, translating into MPCLVSTDMYHCPVTYKVFNENTHIVAVRQTGNVYCHDAVDRLNLKTGNLKDLMTDEPFTRKDIITIQDPTNLDKFNIQAFYYIRKKLKLTDEEEEKAKKDPRYHLKLVNNEAKSALEELDREYVPSPYLGSKEIFPQKADKFNAATYSCGRLLHIHSYLPSLIDEDVLRYERVLKMKKKGYVRMMTNKGPLNIELHCDMVPKTCENFIKLCAKGYYHGTVFHRSIRNFINSRRSALHNFSAHKHESARSPFEDLLFLATLHYNENWDRGDALDEEGNPTLSITFPKGKKGEYSVRKCKGPRAYGGESAWGDAFKDELKPNLTHAGRGVLSMANSGPNTNKSQFFFTYRSARQLDGKHAVFGRLVGGLETLDAMEKVEVDKKDKPKEEMKIESCVVFVNPYEEADELLGKEREDEKERERAEGEAAKRKKRDAKADTGPRVFKQGIGKYINSAAVKRVVDSGDKPDSSDSAKKRKVDGGSAYKLSDFSAW; encoded by the exons ATGCCATGTCTTGTTTCCACAGACATGTACCACTGTCCGGTGACGTACAAGGTGTTCAACGAGAACACTCACATTGTGGCCGTCAGACAGACAGGGAACGTCTACTGTCATGAT GCTGTGGACAGGCTGAACCTGAAGACGGGCAATCTGAAGGACCTGATGACGGACGAACCCTTCACACGCAAAGACATCATCACCATCCAG GACCCCACCAACCTGGACAAGTTCAACATCCAGGCTTTCTACTACATCAGGAAGAAACTCAAACTGACCGATGAAG AGGAGGAGAAGGCGAAGAAAGACCCGCGCTACCACCTGAAGCTGGTGAACAACGAGGCCAAGTCTGCCCTGGAGGAGCTGGACAGAGAGTACGTGCCGTCCCCATACCTG GGTTCCAAGGAAATATTTCCGCAGAAGGCAGACAAGTTCAATGCA GCTACCTACTCCTGTGGCCGCCTCCTTCACATCCACAGCTATCTCCCCT CCCTGATTGATGAAGACGTTCTGCGGTACGAGCGCGTgctgaagatgaagaagaaggggTACGTGCGCATGATGACCAACAAGGGGCCGCTCAACATCGAGCTGCACTGCGACATGGTGCCCAAGACCTGTGAGAACTTCATCAAGCTATGTGCCAAGGGATACTACCACGGCACCGTCTTCCACCGCTCCATCAGAAATTTTATC AATTCCCGaagatccgcactgcacaacttcagtgcacatAAACATGAGAGCGCTCGGTCGCCTTTTGAAGATTT GCTGTTCCTTGCCACTCTGCATTACAATGAAAATTGGGACAGGGGTGATGCGCTAGATGAAGAAGGAAATCCGACGTTGTCCATCACATTCccaaaaggaaagaaaggagAGTACAGTGTGAGGAAGTGCAAAGGGCCACGAGCTTATG GCGGGGAGTCAGCGTGGGGCGATGCCTTCAAGGACGAGCTGAAACCCAACCTGACCCACGCAGGACGCGGCGTGCTCAGCATGGCCAACAGTGGACCTAACACAAACAAGTCTCAGTT tttCTTTACTTATCGTTCAGCCAGACAACTGGATGGCAAACATGCTGTGTTTGGAAG GTTGGTGGGAGGGCTGGAGACGCTGGACGCCATGGAGAAAGTGGAAGTGGACAAGAAAGACAAACCCAAG GAAGAGATGAAGATAGAGAGCTGCGTGGTGTTTGTCAACCCATACGAAGAGGCGGATGAGCTG CTTGGCAAAGAGCGAGAGGatgagaaggagagggagagagcggaGGGAGAGGCAGCAAAACGGAAGAAACGAGACGCGAAGGCAGACACAGGTCCACGTGTCTTCAAGCAAGGGATCGGCAAATACATCAACTCGGCCGCAGT GAAGAGAGTGGTGGACTCCGGAGACAAGCCAGACTCCTCAGATTCAGCCAAGAAGAGAAAGGTCGACGGTGGCTCCGCCTATAAGCTGAGTGACTTCAGTGCCTGGTGA